The Saccopteryx leptura isolate mSacLep1 chromosome 2, mSacLep1_pri_phased_curated, whole genome shotgun sequence genome has a window encoding:
- the MYOCOS gene encoding myocilin opposite strand protein — translation MAQKSPTDNGLSLPYRDLASEVTRRRLTMTTREETFPGRPDEAREMLSHLDLDQVSPLGVADPSVPPAPPPSPAEDPSVS, via the exons ATGGCTCAGAAGAGCCCCACGGACAATGGCCTCAGCCTCCCCTACAGGGACCTGGCCTCGGAGGTGACCAGACGCAGGCTCACCATGACTACCAG AGAAGAGACGTTTCCCGGGAGACCTGACGAAGCCAGGGAGATGCTGTCCCATTTGGATTTGGATCAAGTCTCTCCCCTTGGCGTGGCCGACCCCTCAGTCCCCCCAGCCCCGCCTCCCTCTCCAGCTGAGGACCCTAGTGTCTCCTAA